In one Vulgatibacter incomptus genomic region, the following are encoded:
- a CDS encoding PDZ domain-containing protein: protein MYELLSRVIPVVGEGGSIPLRSVAETIAGEKIGNSVKDALDARGKISFEPGKAGKAKFENTGKAMTLGLKTFKLKVPERLSGWAEVLDDDQGVVLHFDKDHTLSACKGPVCADVEAIELTKKRIFVDLEGKAFDRSFDLEAKEGEREAKASREEEEEEEEEEEEEEEPASREEDRPTRDAKVAARKDRRVEASARKDEKPTGGANAALRSAVHDAWSNIQSGVGQTLQSAAESQWAAKQAAHKAARDAKTNVQSGVGQTRKSAAESQKALKEAPRKARASARERLEQSKEAKRPRGPAAKPKGGESRGGGYLGMTTYPVRLPAKLADEQDAAGGLMVLEVQPDGPADEAGLLLGDTLLTLGDRPMRNPGDLKKLLSPDRVGQRLEAKVLRAGKTKHVTVEVGAP, encoded by the coding sequence GTGTACGAGCTCCTCTCCCGGGTTATTCCCGTGGTTGGCGAGGGCGGTAGCATTCCATTGCGATCCGTCGCCGAAACGATCGCTGGCGAGAAAATAGGAAACAGTGTCAAGGACGCTCTTGACGCACGCGGGAAGATCTCGTTCGAGCCCGGGAAAGCTGGAAAAGCCAAGTTCGAAAACACCGGGAAGGCGATGACCTTGGGCCTGAAGACGTTCAAGCTCAAGGTTCCCGAGCGGCTCAGCGGCTGGGCGGAAGTGCTCGACGACGACCAGGGGGTGGTGCTGCACTTCGACAAGGATCACACGCTCTCGGCCTGCAAGGGGCCAGTCTGCGCCGATGTCGAGGCCATCGAGCTCACGAAGAAGCGCATCTTCGTCGATCTGGAGGGTAAGGCGTTCGACCGGTCTTTCGATTTGGAGGCGAAGGAAGGCGAGCGAGAGGCGAAGGCTTCCCGGGAGGAAGAAGAAGAAGAGGAAGAAGAAGAGGAAGAAGAAGAGGAGCCCGCCAGCCGGGAAGAAGATCGGCCCACTAGGGACGCGAAAGTCGCCGCTCGAAAGGACAGGCGTGTCGAGGCGTCGGCCCGGAAGGACGAGAAGCCAACGGGTGGGGCGAACGCTGCCTTGCGCAGCGCCGTTCACGACGCGTGGTCGAACATCCAGTCCGGCGTAGGGCAAACCCTCCAATCCGCGGCCGAGTCGCAATGGGCGGCGAAGCAAGCCGCGCACAAGGCAGCTCGGGACGCAAAGACCAACGTCCAGTCTGGTGTTGGGCAGACGCGCAAGTCTGCTGCCGAGAGCCAGAAAGCACTCAAGGAGGCCCCTCGGAAAGCACGTGCTTCGGCTCGCGAACGGCTCGAGCAGTCCAAAGAAGCGAAGCGACCACGGGGCCCGGCTGCAAAACCGAAGGGAGGCGAGTCGCGTGGCGGTGGCTACCTCGGCATGACCACGTATCCCGTCCGGCTCCCCGCAAAGCTTGCCGACGAGCAGGACGCCGCCGGTGGTCTGATGGTCCTGGAAGTCCAACCTGACGGTCCCGCCGACGAGGCGGGCCTGCTGCTCGGCGACACGCTACTGACACTCGGCGACAGGCCAATGCGCAATCCCGGCGATCTCAAAAAGCTGCTGTCCCCTGACCGCGTTGGCCAGAGGTTGGAAGCAAAGGTGCTGCGCGCGGGCAAGACAAAGCACGTCACGGTCGAGGTCGGTGCCCCCTGA
- a CDS encoding NADH:flavin oxidoreductase/NADH oxidase has protein sequence MKPSALFTPLRVGSLELRNRIVIAPMCQYSADEGRATDWHVIHLGNLALSGAALLMLEATAVTPEGRISPDDLGLWSDETEEALARVIGAVRRHSDMPLGLQLAHAGRKASTRAPWEGGSQIRPGEGRGWQTVAPSPVPFAKGEHPPLALDAGGITAVRKSFAEAARRAAQIGFDALQIHAAHGYLLHEFLSPISNQRNDEYGGSLENRMRLPLEVFDAVRAAFPAERPVSVRVSATDWAEGGWDIEQTIAFAQALERRGCSAIHVSSGGLTPAQRIPVGPSYQVPLARAVKAATSLPTVAVGLITDFEQAEAIIGTGDADFVALARTILYDPRWPWHAAAHFGATVKAPKQYLRSQPRRYPDLFEP, from the coding sequence ATGAAACCGAGCGCCCTCTTCACCCCGCTCCGTGTGGGATCGCTCGAGCTGCGCAACCGCATCGTGATCGCGCCCATGTGCCAATACTCGGCCGACGAGGGGCGAGCTACCGACTGGCACGTCATCCACCTCGGAAACCTCGCGCTCTCCGGCGCGGCCTTGCTCATGCTCGAGGCGACCGCGGTGACTCCCGAGGGCCGGATCTCCCCCGACGATCTCGGCCTGTGGTCGGACGAGACGGAGGAGGCGCTCGCCCGTGTGATCGGCGCCGTCCGCCGCCATTCGGACATGCCCCTCGGCCTCCAGCTCGCCCACGCGGGCCGCAAGGCGTCGACCCGGGCGCCGTGGGAGGGAGGAAGCCAGATCCGCCCGGGCGAGGGACGGGGTTGGCAGACCGTGGCGCCCTCGCCCGTCCCCTTCGCGAAGGGCGAGCATCCGCCGCTCGCGCTCGACGCCGGGGGGATCACCGCGGTTCGCAAGTCCTTTGCCGAGGCCGCCCGGAGGGCCGCGCAGATCGGCTTCGACGCCCTCCAGATCCACGCCGCACACGGTTACCTCCTGCACGAGTTCCTGTCGCCGATCTCCAACCAACGGAACGACGAGTACGGCGGAAGCCTCGAGAACCGCATGCGCCTGCCCCTCGAGGTCTTCGACGCGGTGCGCGCGGCGTTCCCTGCCGAGCGCCCGGTCAGCGTGCGTGTATCGGCGACCGACTGGGCGGAGGGTGGCTGGGATATCGAGCAAACGATCGCCTTCGCCCAGGCCCTCGAGCGGCGCGGCTGCTCCGCGATCCACGTATCGAGCGGGGGCCTGACGCCCGCCCAGCGCATCCCGGTCGGGCCGAGCTACCAGGTCCCCCTCGCCCGCGCCGTCAAGGCGGCGACGAGCCTGCCCACCGTCGCGGTCGGGCTGATCACCGACTTCGAGCAGGCGGAGGCGATCATCGGCACCGGCGACGCGGACTTCGTGGCCCTCGCCCGCACGATCCTCTATGACCCCCGCTGGCCCTGGCATGCCGCCGCCCACTTCGGCGCCACCGTGAAAGCGCCGAAGCAGTACCTGCGGTCTCAGCCGAGGCGGTATCCCGATCTGTTCGAGCCGTGA